The sequence AAGATACTCACCCTGTTTGAAAGTTTGTTTGATCAGCGCCACATCCGATGATGaagttaagtttttttttacgctgTAGGAGTCGATCGCAGATATTTCTGTGGTAAGATCGTCATGTGCATCACCAAGAAAATATGCCGAAACCATTATAATCTCGGTGTTTTCCCTACAGTACACTGTACccacacgggtaaaaatccggagccaaaaagtgtcaaaatgagtcatgatttcaagaaaaatgtgtgtttttatgttatgaaaatacaccatgaaaaaaggtcatgaaatcatgactcaTTTTGCCGTAACGCAAGCTTGGCGTTAcgtttttgatattttatgaCGAAATCTGGCAAAAtgagtcatgatatcatgaagtATGGACTCCGGGACCATGAACTGAAGTCATGAAAACAGAATCATACTTCATGAATCTGGAATCTACCATTTATGGTTCAGATGTTTTTAACGAAAAGTGGAAATTtgggtcatgatatcatgacgcATGCACACTGAAACCATGAACTAAGGTCATGATCGTAGATACATATTTCATGCATCTGGCATCTGTCATTTATGATTCCAGGGTGTCAGTTCAAATCTCAGAATATAAATCATGAGTTGAAATCATGCATAACTGACTAGCTGACAGCTAAAACAGCTAAGAGGGAACAGAGAAGTACAGATATTATTATCAAGCAAATCTGattcaaaatgcattttgtaACCAATTACCACTCAATCTATTTCAACAAATTCCTTCAAACAGTTCTGCTTCTTATTGTACATTTTCCATGATTTAGTTTAGGCAGAACCTTATTATTTACAAATATTCGAACTATATATCTATTTGAGCCTGCGTAATCATggaaattattgttattatgaatttaaaaCTACTGTGAAAttgattttgtgttttattttcatGCTCCAGATAGTTTATGCTTTTGGCTTGTACTGATTAAATTAAGATAATAGATGCCAGTTTGTTAAAAACAGTAATGGATCCAAACCACGGAGCTGAGAATAACACCCATAGAATGTACATCGGCATCAACCGAATCAATAGTCAATCATCAATTTGTTTCGCAGAAATTTTGATCTCCATATTTCTTTGCCCGCTTCCGGAAGAAATTAGATCGCATTTAGCGATCTATAGCAAAGAAGATCAGTGTATATATATAAACTTCCCTAACAACGTAATCGCTAGAAGATACTACGGATCGGAGATCGGCAACATGACAACTTCATGCCAGGTAAAGGCTGCCTACACCTctggaatttggtccgcggatttttcccccatgtatttttgcataagcgatgttttcgggatttgggcacggaaaatcagaatcccggccccatttaaaatgcacggggatcaaaatccggcggaaaattttcccgaggtgtaaggtggccttTAAGCATGAAAAGAATGATAAGACAAACCAAAAATCGCACTTCTTCGATGAAGCGGAAGTCGTGATAGGACTTGAACGGTCGATTTAATGTAAAACGCTTCCACTAGTTCTGGATTATTAGGCGGGTATCAGCTCATATTTGCAATGCTgaaggaaaacaaataaaaccaaaatattttgATAATCGCACTAACAACGGAACAATTTCCACTCCAAATCGAGAATATCTTTGTGATGCAAAATTGTTAAAGCTATTTATCAATCGGTTAATCGAACGTTTTATCTATATGGGTGAAATTGGGTGAAACACCTGTGCGAATTTCAGCACACAAACGGCACTCTGAATCACGAAAACTTAGCACGTGAAATTAACATGACTTCAACACATGATTgtaaattttcttctttttttcaatataacgtattaaatataaatattaaaacttAAAATTGATTCGAACTTATCTGGATCGGTATACTTAGcagtaaatatttaaaataaagcagGAACGAGTACGAGTAACAGGGAAAAACTGCTTCCTGGGTACAGTACAGCGCCACCGTGTCATAGTTGGATTTCGGAACAGCATGTATCAATCGGAATTCTTGCGGCGTACACCGCTAGAATTGGTCCGCAGCTACCAGATTGGATCCGTGAATAGAATAGTCAGAATTGCGGACAGCAGCACCTCGATGCAAGCACGAGCAGGATCAATTCTGTAAACATTCTCTGAATTTGTCGGTTTAGTTCGATACAGAACCAATGGATGAACAACGGGAGAATGACCGTGAAGCCCAGGTATAACCAATCGTAGTGGCGTAGGTCTGAGTCAGGTCAGGGCGGGCACATGTACTGCTTGTCCACTCGGAAGCCTCGCATACAAGCACCGCATTCGCCATAGGATGAGTTTTCCAGAAGAGTCCGTCCATATGTAGTATAGTCTGGGGCACTCTTCCATTGTTATCTGCATACACATAAACCGATAAAAATCGCGGATCCAAGATTATTAATATTTTCTTATAACTATTGAACTatttaattatttgaaaaaaaaatgacgaaaaCACGACCAGAAAACATCTGCAAGGGACGCCTTGACAGaaatgaaatgagaaaaaattgACACGTTTGCGTAACGCTGATATTTTTGACGTATTTTCATGACTCTAAGTCATGTTTTCATGACTCTTGGTCATGATTCCATGACTCATAGTCATGTTTCCAAGACTCAGTGTCATTTTTCATGACTCAGCTGCATGATTTCATGACTCAGAGTCATGAAAACATAACTCAATatcataatattttattttagaaaATGCGGCTTGCTTTTTGATAACGCTTCTGGCGAGTATGAActaaattcaagaaaaaatgcaatttttcatCATGCTATACGTCGTTtgggtcatgatatcatgaattgtagtcatgatatcatgacccaACCggttttatgaaatcatgactttttattcatgaattcggttgcggatttttacccgtgcaTGGGAACCACCTAGTTGAATAAGAGCAACGTTAAAGTGCCTTTTAAAAACACCTCCAAAAAGCTCACTAGGAAAGCTTCAAACATTTTTGTGCTAACAACCTTTACCAGAAGTCCGTCTTTCTTTGGATGTATTGAATGATCAGACTTTTGATTCGAATGACGTAAGTTTGCTTTTGTTTCCCTCTTAGGGGCCATTCACAACGCTATAGGGGAAGGGAGGGGGTCAGgtcgagcgttacgatccatacaaaaaattaaaccttctATACAAAAAGCGTTCGACAAGGAGGGTGGTACTCAGGTACTCAGAGCTGTTTGTTGCGTTACATAAATTGATAAAGAACCCTTACTCAGAGCTGACTGTTGGCCCTTGTTTATTGAGCGTGAATATTTTACTTTAATGGTGGGCCATCTTGCATGAATACTAACTGGGTTTTATTGAGTGCTAAAGGAACTTTTGTAACATGTGTTCTGAAGGGCCTAATATATTGAAATTTGCATTAAGTGAATTTCAGGTGGTTGTTCGGAGTTTGAAACAATTTTTGCTATGCGTGTTTGGTATTTGGAACAAAGCTTGgtagaataaaatcattcagTATCGATAGTCACAATAGATAAAATATGATTAtctaggggctgtccataaaccacgtagactcttgaaggggggggaggggtttcgaaaaagtctacgatagtctacgaaggggaaTGGGGGGGTATatcaaaagtctacgtagactttttttataatttttttttaacgatatatacagcagctttgagcggagttcatttattttttcatttattcagactaaggccgaagtggcttgtgcggtatataagagtcttctccattcggctcggtccatggctacacgtcgccaaccacggagtctatggagggtccgcaagttatcttccacctgatcgatccaccttgcccgctgcacacctcgccttcttgtgcctgtcagatcgttgtcgagaaccattttcaccgggttactgtccgacattctggctacgtgcccggtccaccgcagtcgtccgattttcgcggtgtgaacgatggatggttctcccagcagctgatgcaactcgtggttcattcgcctcctccacgtaccgtccgccatctgcaccccaccatagatggtacgcaacactttcctttctaaAACTCCAAGCGGAGTTCACtagtttgattatttttaggattttccgtttttttgcatgacttgaccgaaataatctcttgcgtttctccataaaaatgtccaaagtattctataaaaattttcgaaaaattttcaacatccccacttggattttactgcagattctactagaatttcttttgattttcggaacttctttgcaaactatggaaattatgtcgtacttctacggatttttcttttaatttacaaaggaagcattttggaatatcccagAAAAAGTTATTAGAATGCCCGaaagatattctttggagcttgtaaagggaattctccgaaatttcagCGAGAAACCGttcagaatattcactggagatttCCTGGGAAGTCCTCggaatttttttcttaatttcggaaattcttcgggataAAAAAAgcctttctattttttatgaaaatttattcgaattttttacgagaagttcATAAAAATTTTAACTGAAAACTCTCTAGAATTTCcgccgaaaattattcagaaaattccttggaatgcccataagattttttttaatttcctacagaaattgttccaaatttgcaagagaaattaaaaaatatcgtaggaaaccgtTCTAAATTTCCACTTATTTACttataaacttttggaatttagaaaaaaaatcttgagattTCAACAGATGATAATTCAGTGGGATATTACGTGGAactttcaagaaaagcatcggaattatcacggagagttctttggagtatttcaaggttatcaatcgggaaattttacgaaatttccacgcaaaacctattggaatgtagaattaacattttcggaattttaactcgattttttccaaattctgaaaattcttcggttctCCCAATTTTGAACCGGCGTTGAGAATCatataggtcagatgcgtgacaaattttatcagtggcgcgccgatacaaaagtgtcggcgatggtggcgcacacctctaggaggaattgaattcaactgtaattaaattgattggctttgagatttgatttcaggagttatggatagaggattaaatttgatttcgtttcaattttatttttgttttgttggattttgttcagattGATTTTATGATGTTTTAAATACGAactttgttgtaatgtttacatggtaatataattgaatagctgaattgcttaaaacgtggttgatttccatatttttccaatcacatatgaggttttgtaaattttggaaaagtctacgtagacttcaaggggtggggggaggggtttcggaaaagtctacgaaagtctactaggggggacgggggggtttgaaaaagtgaaatttcggtctacgtggtttgtggacagccctctagctagaggtgtgcgccgtcgcTGCTgctgacagtttttggcacagcagaggtgaaccagccaagagctgaaagcctgtttaataaagaagaaaacgtttttggcacgccgcctacgacatttttgcatcgacgGCGCGttgccgtttaaaatttgtcacgccgctgatcaataattttccacgccgtgTCAAATTTGAAAAGCTCCatagaattttccgtggaaatttcgaagattccGTGGAATTTTCGTAGAATTTCCCGTTTGATTAATTCCTACAACAaaacgttgaaactccagagagcttttcatgaaaaacaacgttttccttaaatttttcatacaattttcaattgaaatttcgaaaagccTTCCGAAAAAACTAAGAATCACTTTGAGAGGAAATTTCGACATTTTCTACCTAACGATCATTTCTACCAATcggtattttcggccaaatgaactatttgattaaattaaattaaaaaaataatcaattctatactttcgcctctaatgctatcatgaacatgtacgtccgaatttggaagatgatattagcatttccatatcattaaaaaaataaattttcccgGCCAAGTTACCAGTTCAGCCGAATGTTTCTTTAGTCTGTATAACGCTTTTGGCTAAATCACATTTTCTGTTAAACCATACCTAATAATCTAATAACCGAATGACGGGCTGAAGTACATAGTATGGTGAAATGTCATTGGCAttcatttgtataattttctcagaattttttttagaagcttgaaatcaattcatgaaacatgacgaacttatagcgcttaaatgtgcctacaactttgtctaacaagacatttcTGTAAATAAGTCGTGGGAGGCAAATGTCATTATAGTGACACGTGGCATTTTTGATGGATTTCACTCTCTAGCGtcagatgttatttattgcAATTGCAAATTATTCAGCGCAATATatctttggacaaaaatataggtCTACTCAATCATTGTAAGTGCATAAAAAATATGAAGTGAGATcatcttgtgatttttttaacaatttagtCAGAAAACAAGCAGATggtattttaaaatattgagCCGAAGGTCACAATACGGAAAGGCTATTGGCCAATCATATCATAAGGCGAAACCCATCTAGCCGAAAATATCAttaagaaaaggtcatttggccatgtagattctaaagaatttttcaaagaattagCAACACTTAAGAGTAGGTTCTGTGAAGAATCcgacaaaaaaaattcaaatgaatattttggaaaacctAGTAAATTTTCTGGGGTAGTTCATCAAATTTTTCCTACGAAATACAAAAGATTCTCCTGTTAATGTCCAGAAAAAGTTATTTTTCTAAAGAAATGAACGTAATATAATTTGCTACGCCGATTGACGTCGCTGCAGCCgtctaaaatggctttcggcgtgacgccaaGAACGCCGCGCCGCCGATCAAAATTCTGAAACACGCCGCCGCTCACGATTTTCGGACTTTACGAAGTTTTTTATTCTTCCGTTTTTCGATGTAAACAATTGATCAAttatagaccaacatttgaaaagggcgtaacagccaacaaTTATTCTTTGTCTATTTATATAGCTAATGTAGATAAGGAACTACAACGCATAAATTTCGGCTGTTACGTACTTTTCATATGTAGGTCTACACAGTTCGAGTGTGTCGGTGATCTGGATACACCATTAGTTGAACCTAATCGGGCACATGAAACCCAGCTCTGAAATGGGATCGAAATCACTATCGGACTTAATCAGAAAACCAAAAATTTCGGAACCAAAAATTGGTCGGAATCTTTATAGGGCCCAACTCCGTTGGTTGTTGATCGAAATCGTCATCGGATCTACAGTCGaaattcgctggttgggccacaaactcgacccaactaacggattaagtttttttttagtgtCAGTCATTTGAACACGTGCATTCTGACTCGAACgacacaaatgatgtccagaaacgtcaaattccGATTTCTGTGGTTCCACCGGATTTCGACATATGAtcgctttttagttgggtcatGCCCCAACCAGTATTAGAATCACCACTGTATTCGGATCAATAAAAAATATCTTTGCAGTAGGTCTGGTGAACAGAATTGTGCCAATGAAATCTAACTCTGAAGTGGATTGTTCAATGTTTGTGATATGATCAAGAACATCCGATGGATACCTATGAGTTAAGTTTTCTTCTAGATTCTAGCTATAAAGGACATTCTTCTAATTCAAAGTTGCAAAAATCTCTGCAGAAGCTCCTATATAGTGAAACCATCATTATTATtgcaaataggggaactgttccattttccatctcactgaacacatatttatctcatcgcgaaacaaagaaatacggaaaaaaattcgataaaacaagaCCAAAAATTGGACCAAAAGTTTAACCCACCGACCTTGCTCGGGTTTACATTTTTTGCCTTCAAACTGTCAATAGTTGATTTCATTGCAGCGCGTAGATTGTCCTCAGAGCGAGGATTTCTCCACAACACACCAGACCGTTGAATTTTCATGATTGTTCGGCTTTCCCAGCAAAATGTTTTTGCTTTTTCAGGCGGATTCCACTAGACGAAATATTGAGTGATTTACCCGTACATATAGGTtttgtgagttatattgcctaaaaggaaatgcaaactcattgtCATATCTACAGATCTACATTGTTGATTATGAATGTAGTTATTCCCTACATTACAATACACTAGAAAAAACTGAATAATTTCAAACCAATGAATTTTAGAAATAAATTGTCCTTACTATAGTGACCAAAAATGGAACTAGTCCGATCCACGCATATGGGTATCTAACAATacgattttcaaataactttttggATAAGATAATATCAGATTTTTCTACCCTTTTTGGCCCTTTCAAATTGGTGTTACGCCGACAATATAAGAATCTAGAAATTTGATTATGCCATGATTTCATAATTGTGAGAAAATCTGAAACCTGTTGGTTGGGTATGAAAATGCCCAGATCTCTCGAATATGGCTTTAAACTTGTAATGGGTATTCTTAGTCATAAAATTATATGATACCATATGTAGCGTTTTATTTTCCCCTGATAGTCTTTTTCCGTGTCTGCTTTTAGTTATCGGTATGCTTATTCAGCATCATCGCACAATCCAGCGCTCTACCAATGAAAGTCAGCAAGCCACAGGCCCTCGTCACCAGCCGTGAAGATCGCTCATCAGACGTCGCCCCTGCAAGCACAATTCCTACCAAAAAAGATGCAGCCTCAGCCTTGAAACCCGGTACCGGGTATTTCATTCGAGTGGTCCCCAAGGAGCAGGACGAATTCGAACGATTGATGGATTTTTTCGCAGTTGGGGAGATCGATTCGCCCAGCGAGTTAGCCGGATCTCCCCAAAAGACGTCCTACGGCTCCTATAGTCCACGACAGGATGATCTGACGGAACCACTACTGCCGCCACCGGTCGACCAGAACGAACCCAACTACTATACTGCCAAACTGAGAAAAAGCAAGAGCAAGAAGTACATCCCAAATCAGAAACTGGTGAATCTGAAGAATATGGAAAACATCGAAAACACCGAGAATGAAAAATCCAGGCAGAATGCCGGATATCCCAGTAGCGGTGAAATCGATGAGGTGGACTTTTTGGGGGGACTTGATCTGGAGAAGCTACTGGCGTCCGCTTGGCTCACGCAGGCCGATGCTGACGCGGAAGCTGCCAAAGGGAAAGTTACCTCCAGCACCGCCAGGGAGTTGAAGCAGGCTGAGTTGAACATGGGAGAGTTTGTGCCCAGTCAGCAGCGTCGAATGGACGAAAACACCCGATGGTTGCCGAACGAACACGAAGGTGCACGAGTTGATTATCAGCTACACGGTCATAAAGGGCCTGGTAGCTATGCGTTTGGATTTGACACGGGTAACGGGTAAATCGGGGGCTCGGCTGTGTGCGCGTTACTAATCGCACGTTGGGTTTTTGGTGGATGGTGGCAATCTGGGGAGGAAGTTTGTGTGATATTTGTGTGGTTTCCAATTTGAAAAAGTTGATAAAATAAAgatgattttatttattgtagGAAGGATCGGAAGTTCCACGTAGAGGAGCGAGACAACGACGGTAACGTAAGAGGTCGCTACGGATATTATACCAAAAGCGGGAAGTTAAGAATTGTGAAATATCGATCATCACCTGAAAAAGGCTTTCAAGTGGAGAGCTAGGAGTATGCAATTTTttagttatttatttttacacattgtacaaattttaataaagataaaatattgaaaaccgTTGTAAACTTTGTGAACTCATACTGCACCTTTTTTGAAAGGCAAGTTAGGTAAAATGTAATTTATATGTTGCATTGTCAGCCTGATTATGATTTATCGATTATACTTTGAGACATTTGTCATGAGAAATTTGTACATACTGATCTATTAGACTGTAGTATTGTTTTTCTACATCATCCAAAAGCCCTGATGCTCCAAACCGGAACAGCTCTGGTTGAAGCCACTCATCACCAAGTGTTTCTTGAATCATGATCATCCAGGCTACGGCATCCTTAACGGAACGAACGCCTCCAGCTGGCTTGAGTCCGACCTTCTTTCCTGTCATCCTGTGGAATTCTTGAATTGCACGGATCATAACCAACCCTACTGGTAAGGTTGCGTTGACTGCTTCTTTACCAGTGgatgttttaatgaaatctgATCCGGCCAGCATTGCAACCATCGATGCTTTGTAGacctaaataataaaaaaatggcaATCATGTCAAACATTCAGATGAAAAATGAGTAACTCACGTTAACCATAGTTCCACACTCGCCGATACCCAAAATTGTCTTCAGATGGGCCCGATCACCGCAAGCATGtcgcatttttaaaatttcatcatAAAGCTGCTCCCATTTGTTGTTCAGCACTAGACTACGATCTACAACTATATCAATTTCACGCGCTCCTTGGCTAATGGCATATTCGATCTCAATCAAACGCGATTGCAGTGGGTACAATCCAGAAGGAAAACCAGTTGCAACTAGAAGAATGGATGATTGAAAGCTTTCACCTTCTATCGTTTCGTATTTCTCTTACCTGCGGCAATGTTGATTTCACAAGCCATTCCCAATGCCTGTAATGATTCTAACGCATCGTGTACCCGACTCGGGTAGACACAAACGGCAGCAGTGTGGATGCTTCCAACAGCAGCACCGCCCAGGTGCCTTTCTGGAAATGGATGGGCAGCCCGGAAGCAGAGCCGTTCCACGTTTGCCCTGGTGTCGTCACCACTCAGGGTGGTCAGGTCGGTTAGACGGAGTGCCTTTAGCGTCCAGTGCAGCATTTGTGCCGGAGTTTGTTGCTTGATAAGCGATGACGTCAAAAGGTCAACCGACTGTTCTACGCTGCGCAGATTGATGTAGACATTTTTCAGCACAGAGGCATCTAGTAAATGATGAATGGTATAGTTAAGCATCTTCAagtaataatataaataatgaaGCTTACCAAATGGATATATTCTTTCTTCATACATGTTGCTTTTGATGTATATTAGTTATAGGAATGCAGAGACTAAACCGGCTGATCTTAGGTTTGAAATACTACTGATAGCAAATGAAAGATTGGAATGAGTAAACTAAAGCAAAGCGATATGGTATGAGTGTTAGACTATCAATATCAAATTCCGATGTGTCTACGTAAAACGCTTGTAGTAATGTCACATCAGTATACTTGATTCGAGCGAACGAGGGACTCCTCTTTGGCGATAAgtattcctattggaattttcatgcaATTTAGACGAAATGAGATAACTTGTACACAATTCAACTCTTGAAAGATATATCCATATATGTAAATATATTGCATTTGAAGTGCCCGTTGGCATACTCatccacagagaacagacatggaggctcaaACAAAATTTCTTACAATGCATGTGAAAACAATCAagcgaacctcaacgccatcgacgtcgacattgcaactcacaatatAATGCAAATGCAAAACGACATTAGCGCCATTTTTGATGATGCAAGCGCTGATTCTGCACGGGATAATGGCGACATTCTAAAGTTATTTCaaagataacagatatttaggcaaGAACAGATTTTATCTAATCAACTGATAACGGAAGTACATACGTATGCAGCTGATTAGCAATCATCGAACACAGCCAATATGTTTGACAACTGTATTTGGGGTATGTATCACACTAAAATGATCGTGGCGCCATTTCTAAATGATTGCCAATTGTATTCTTAACGTTGAGTATATTCGAATCAACAGTTGcgaatgtttacacacgtatcgaaTACCAGCCTCAATATTTATTATCTATGGTTATTTGATAATGAACAGTAAAAACttatcacaacatagcgagtacagcttcaacgtctgttctctgtgactcATCGTACActaaaccacagataacagatatttaggctacagcaaattttattgaaaatcctgtgcaaccttttgaattgatatacgttgacccactactgccatctactcaactgattgcggaagTACTTACGGATGCAGCTGATTAGCAACCGTCGAATGCATTTGACAGTAATATTTGGGCTGCGTTTTCCACAACAAAGAGCTTTGCGTCATCTCctaacaatttccaaacgcagtCCGAGAActctagaatttttaaatgatcgATAATGACGCTGAGtacgtcctcacggtctatcggggatgggaaggaattggtTATGCAATCACtagcccactgcaagccgagaacacctctgcactcgtcACGAGTTCATgctgaattttattggaatctgagGGGCTAaggttctatggcagaggttcgtcttggttaacgggttggtTAACGGCATATTTGGCTACATGACCTAGTCGACCAAACAACCTGTTGGTGCAAACtgttttttcgaccaaattatcagttcggccgtctTTGGCCAAAAGACCGTTTGCGTCctatcaatgaaaaatgtttggggttgtatacaagacacgaccgcccgatgtaaactacgtaaaaccaaatatattaCACTGAGCCTTATAGGAAGTGGGACCATTTGGGCaacaccccctattcccgtccgcaacgataataactcgaccgcgttccaaccaaatggcttgattttttgtacatcactagatatcgacagaaactaaccatgtactaaaaaacaagcaATTCGATTGttatgcgctcgagtaatgaacgttgctgacgggaataggggtgctgcccaaatggttctctaccctattccgctctatatataAAAGAAGGAACTAACCCACCGCCactaggggaagtgggggtagcacgcccataggggttaaaacgcgccacccctgaataaggttaaatatccccattttgattacactggattctgtttttacacgatttatattttctcaattttacaCTCACCCTAAATGTATAACGCATatcaattatcatgtgatttttctttgatttattctggatttt comes from Armigeres subalbatus isolate Guangzhou_Male chromosome 2, GZ_Asu_2, whole genome shotgun sequence and encodes:
- the LOC134212981 gene encoding uncharacterized protein LOC134212981 isoform X3, with the protein product MKLIILLSVCLFSIIAQSSALPMKVSKPQALVTSREDRSSDVAPASTIPTKKDAASALKPGTGYFIRVVPKEQDEFERLMDFFAVGEIDSPSELAGSPQKTSYGSYSPRQDDLTEPLLPPPVDQNEPNYYTAKLRKSKSKKYIPNQKLVNLKNMENIENTENEKSRQNAGYPSSGEIDEVDFLGGLDLEKLLASAWLTQADADAEAAKGKVTSSTARELKQAELNMGEFVPSQQRRMDENTRWLPNEHEGRIGSST
- the LOC134212981 gene encoding uncharacterized protein LOC134212981 isoform X1 → MKLIILLSVCLFSIIAQSSALPMKVSKPQALVTSREDRSSDVAPASTIPTKKDAASALKPGTGYFIRVVPKEQDEFERLMDFFAVGEIDSPSELAGSPQKTSYGSYSPRQDDLTEPLLPPPVDQNEPNYYTAKLRKSKSKKYIPNQKLVNLKNMENIENTENEKSRQNAGYPSSGEIDEVDFLGGLDLEKLLASAWLTQADADAEAAKGKVTSSTARELKQAELNMGEFVPSQQRRMDENTRWLPNEHEGARVDYQLHGHKGPGSYAFGFDTGNGKDRKFHVEERDNDGNVRGRYGYYTKSGKLRIVKYRSSPEKGFQVES
- the LOC134212981 gene encoding uncharacterized protein LOC134212981 isoform X2, which translates into the protein MKLIILLSVCLFSIIAQSSALPMKVSKPQALVTSREDRSSDVAPASTIPTKKDAASALKPGTGYFIRVVPKEQDEFERLMDFFAVGEIDSPSELAGSPQKTSYGSYSPRQDDLTEPLLPPPVDQNEPNYYTAKLRKSKSKKYIPNQKLVNLKNMENIENTENEKSRQNAGYPSSGEIDEVDFLGGLDLEKLLASAWLTQADADAEAAKGKVTSSTARELKQAELNMGEFVPSQQRRMDENTRWLPNEHEGARVDYQLHGHKGPGSYAFGFDTGRIGSST
- the LOC134212980 gene encoding deoxyribose-phosphate aldolase; this translates as MYEERIYPFDASVLKNVYINLRSVEQSVDLLTSSLIKQQTPAQMLHWTLKALRLTDLTTLSGDDTRANVERLCFRAAHPFPERHLGGAAVGSIHTAAVCVYPSRVHDALESLQALGMACEINIAAVATGFPSGLYPLQSRLIEIEYAISQGAREIDIVVDRSLVLNNKWEQLYDEILKMRHACGDRAHLKTILGIGECGTMVNVYKASMVAMLAGSDFIKTSTGKEAVNATLPVGLVMIRAIQEFHRMTGKKVGLKPAGGVRSVKDAVAWMIMIQETLGDEWLQPELFRFGASGLLDDVEKQYYSLIDQYVQISHDKCLKV